A single genomic interval of Streptomyces sp. NBC_00663 harbors:
- a CDS encoding trp operon leader peptide, translating to MFAHSTQNWWWTAHPAAH from the coding sequence ATGTTCGCGCACTCGACCCAGAACTGGTGGTGGACCGCTCATCCGGCGGCCCACTGA
- a CDS encoding 2-hydroxyacid dehydrogenase: protein MEILAFGVQADEKPLIKHAFRDHHEVRCLDVFLNEDTALIAAGYETISTSVNAELGPRVLEVLAAGGTRMIAQRSTGFNNIDLKVAERLGMTVARVSYYSPYSVAEFAWTLAMAVNRRIVRASTRTRDFDFRLDGLMGRDLRGRTVGVLGTGKIGEAFTRIAHGFGMRLLGWDVAENPACLELGMKYVPKDQLLAESDLITLHVPLMPETRHLIDAAALRAMRDDAILVNSSRGGLIDTAALVTELRAGRFSGVGLDVYEAEAGLFFLDKSLEAIEDDTLARLVTFPNVLVTSHQAYYTEDAVGQIVDATVRNVLDYKAGRRSENVLVPRS, encoded by the coding sequence GTGGAGATCCTCGCCTTCGGTGTCCAGGCCGACGAGAAGCCCCTGATCAAGCACGCCTTCCGGGACCACCACGAGGTCCGCTGCCTGGACGTCTTCCTCAACGAGGACACCGCCCTCATCGCCGCCGGGTACGAGACCATCTCCACCAGCGTCAACGCCGAGCTGGGCCCCCGCGTCCTGGAGGTCCTGGCGGCCGGCGGCACCCGGATGATCGCCCAGCGCTCCACCGGCTTCAACAACATCGACCTCAAGGTCGCCGAGCGGCTCGGCATGACGGTCGCCCGGGTCTCGTACTACTCGCCGTACTCGGTCGCCGAGTTCGCCTGGACCCTCGCCATGGCGGTCAACCGCCGGATCGTCCGCGCCTCCACCCGCACCCGCGACTTCGACTTCCGCCTCGACGGCCTGATGGGCCGCGACCTGCGCGGCCGCACCGTCGGCGTCCTCGGCACCGGCAAGATCGGCGAGGCCTTCACCCGCATCGCCCACGGCTTCGGCATGCGGCTGCTCGGCTGGGACGTCGCCGAGAACCCCGCCTGCCTGGAACTCGGCATGAAGTACGTCCCCAAGGACCAGCTCCTCGCCGAGTCCGACCTGATCACCCTTCACGTCCCGCTGATGCCGGAGACCCGGCACCTCATCGACGCCGCCGCCCTGCGCGCGATGCGGGACGACGCGATCCTCGTCAACTCCAGCCGCGGCGGTCTCATCGACACCGCCGCCCTGGTCACCGAGCTGCGCGCGGGCCGCTTCTCGGGCGTCGGCCTCGACGTGTACGAGGCGGAGGCGGGCCTGTTCTTCCTCGACAAGTCCCTGGAGGCCATCGAGGACGACACCCTGGCCCGCCTGGTCACCTTCCCGAACGTCCTGGTCACGTCCCATCAGGCGTACTACACCGAGGACGCCGTCGGCCAGATCGTCGACGCCACGGTGCGGAACGTCCTCGACTACAAGGCCGGCCGCCGCTCGGAGAACGTGCTGGTGCCGCGCAGCTGA
- a CDS encoding (2Fe-2S)-binding protein yields MTRVYVCSCFGVTEQQVKKHAADGACTPRQIASACKAGTDCGSCVRRIQAILGRGACPRRELADQGMPVLAEVAEAEVLEEAA; encoded by the coding sequence GTGACCCGCGTGTACGTGTGCAGTTGCTTCGGGGTCACCGAGCAGCAGGTGAAGAAGCACGCGGCGGACGGTGCCTGCACCCCCCGCCAGATAGCCTCCGCCTGCAAGGCGGGCACGGACTGCGGTTCCTGTGTACGCCGTATCCAGGCGATCCTGGGCCGGGGTGCCTGTCCGCGACGCGAGCTGGCCGACCAGGGTATGCCGGTCCTCGCCGAGGTGGCCGAGGCCGAGGTTCTGGAAGAGGCCGCCTAG
- a CDS encoding class II 3-deoxy-7-phosphoheptulonate synthase — protein sequence MTVNAKTSASAGNTWRDLPAAQQPEYPDTEALRAVVAELESYPPLVFAGECDQLRARMASVAKGEAFLLQGGDCAEAFDAVSADHIRNKLKTLLQMGAVLTYAASVPVVKVGRIAGQYSKPRSKGTETRDGVTLPTYRGDSVNGFDFNEKARIPDPERLKRMYNASASTLNLVRAFTTGGYADLRQVHAWNQDFVKSSPSGQRYEQLAREIDNALNFMRACGTDPEEFKTVEFYSSHEALLLDYESALTRVDSRTGSLYDVSAHMVWIGERTRQLDHAHIEFASKIRNPIGIKLGPTTTAEEALQYIERLDPDREPGRLTFIVRMGADKVRDKLPELVEKVTASGATVAWITDPMHGNTYEAASGHKTRRFDDVLDEVKGFFEVHKALGTHPGGIHVELTGDDVTECVGGGDEIFVDDLHQRYETACDPRLNRSQSLDLAFLVAEMYRDQ from the coding sequence GTGACCGTGAACGCTAAGACCAGCGCGAGCGCTGGCAACACCTGGCGAGACCTGCCCGCGGCGCAGCAGCCCGAGTACCCCGACACCGAGGCTCTGCGCGCAGTCGTTGCGGAGCTGGAGTCGTATCCGCCGCTCGTCTTCGCGGGCGAGTGCGACCAGCTGCGCGCCCGGATGGCGTCCGTCGCCAAGGGAGAGGCGTTCCTCCTCCAGGGCGGCGACTGCGCCGAGGCCTTCGACGCCGTGTCCGCCGACCACATCCGCAACAAGCTCAAGACCCTGCTCCAGATGGGCGCCGTGCTGACGTACGCCGCCTCGGTGCCGGTCGTGAAGGTCGGCCGCATCGCCGGCCAGTACTCCAAGCCGCGCTCCAAGGGCACCGAGACCCGCGACGGCGTGACCCTGCCGACCTACCGCGGCGACTCGGTCAACGGCTTCGACTTCAACGAGAAGGCCCGCATCCCGGACCCCGAGCGCCTGAAGCGGATGTACAACGCCTCCGCCTCCACGCTCAACCTGGTGCGCGCCTTCACCACCGGCGGCTACGCCGACCTGCGCCAGGTGCACGCCTGGAACCAGGACTTCGTGAAGTCGTCTCCCTCCGGCCAGCGCTACGAGCAGCTCGCCCGGGAGATCGACAACGCGCTGAACTTCATGCGGGCCTGCGGCACCGACCCGGAGGAGTTCAAGACCGTCGAGTTCTACTCGTCGCACGAGGCGCTGCTGCTCGACTACGAGTCGGCCCTCACCCGCGTGGACTCGCGCACGGGCAGCCTGTACGACGTCTCCGCGCACATGGTGTGGATCGGTGAGCGCACCCGGCAGCTGGACCACGCGCACATCGAGTTCGCCTCGAAGATCCGCAACCCGATCGGTATCAAGCTCGGCCCGACCACCACGGCCGAGGAGGCGCTTCAGTACATTGAGCGCCTCGACCCGGACCGCGAGCCGGGCCGCCTCACCTTCATCGTGCGCATGGGCGCGGACAAGGTCCGCGACAAGCTGCCCGAGCTGGTCGAGAAGGTCACCGCCTCCGGTGCGACCGTCGCGTGGATCACCGACCCGATGCACGGCAACACCTACGAGGCGGCCTCCGGTCACAAGACCCGCCGCTTCGACGACGTGCTGGACGAGGTCAAGGGCTTCTTCGAGGTCCACAAGGCGCTGGGCACCCACCCGGGCGGCATCCACGTGGAGCTCACCGGTGACGATGTCACCGAGTGCGTGGGTGGCGGCGACGAGATCTTCGTCGACGACCTGCACCAGCGCTACGAGACGGCCTGCGACCCCCGGCTGAACCGCAGCCAGTCGCTTGACCTGGCGTTCCTCGTCGCGGAGATGTACAGGGACCAGTAA
- a CDS encoding CHAT domain-containing protein translates to MVGWWSGRELRALLERHEKQLGAVWPALRDAGVPPAPTPDQLLGLAELLRTAGKSGGDRGAKIDSTPETAVIILSLALIHRLQPALTPLPLRVLVDPAVRLDADDVNSAGRLTARFAELARDEHTPQHLRRWCADAALLCGARCLSGSAPDDPRLGGLHRVVSGAAEQRFAHTGDVADEDTALAHARASYDHRAPGSSGAEEATRLAQLLGQRCSRLRDASPMGDVPDLVRAALAATDPASPHWLAYAATATGAYVTATAHERRSVELLDAALELQRAIRKHPHYGIIRDQMEPTCAGLLAQRFARRRDREILQEALEIYETLYAAQPRRYAADLGRHLQYRYQMRGDTADRRRALDLMGQGLAGPDPSHEAVSSYSAAAVHEFQETGDEAVIERALAVVTPLTAPGGVHAETAPAHRALCRLYLIRADSETAFDHVPAEAAARRALSLARSATDRALALGMLAAVLVYRYRFGRDLAVLDEAIALSREGLDELPDEPGSEQLISIKGSLIMGLSERHTRTGHLAALREAVTVAEELAVNIPQFEAETPVILGNVATLLVTYARQKADRGGTGGAELDRAQRLVERALAGIDPGHNGRHHLVSALGGVLLARFQQPGAGLDDAETAVRHYETALADPPADPLNRAQLYGNLGHALRERHRHSGDREDLDIALAAARKCVRLVPAGHPLHGAGLAAVSWVLRDIAGADGGYDAISDQALTVNAELAADPAMPPAHSVAASVRLAEVAHEVGDEERALGALRTAIDTLPLVVWRGGDRDDHERALSETELGSFAATVALAAGKPYDALELLEAGRGLLAAQALELRTDTDDLAAAHPELADRFGEMRRQLEHATATDDLSASGADRRHRLAREWQETLADIRTRPGFADFLRPPRAGRLLSAGAHGPVVVVTVGRRGTGHALLLDDTGLNVCPLPGLTHQEARERSELLFQAVAAAGRSGLARAFAEQSVADLLDWLWTTIAEPVLDTLGITGPPPPGEEPPRLWWCPSGPLTFLPLHAAGAVPDRVVSSYTPSLAALLRARGRSSPADRDPLIVAVPELDGQAPLPGALREAELAHRVAGGVLWRGEEVRAEAVRNALHAHPWVHFACHGVQDPERPSQGRLLLPDGALSVLDVTRLHLPAAEFAYLSACETAVGGARLPDEALHLAGSLQLAGFSQVIGTLWRVDDDSSAEIAAQVYGRLSTAGPGAPPAARALWHAVRQVRERWPQQPLSWAAHAHSGA, encoded by the coding sequence ATGGTCGGATGGTGGAGCGGGCGGGAGTTACGGGCGCTGCTGGAGCGGCACGAGAAGCAACTCGGCGCCGTATGGCCCGCGTTACGGGACGCCGGTGTGCCGCCGGCTCCGACGCCCGATCAGCTGCTGGGCCTCGCCGAACTGCTGCGGACCGCCGGGAAGTCGGGTGGGGACCGGGGCGCGAAGATCGACAGCACGCCCGAGACCGCGGTGATCATCCTCTCCCTCGCCCTGATCCACCGGCTGCAACCCGCCCTCACGCCGCTCCCGTTGCGCGTCCTGGTCGATCCGGCGGTACGGCTCGACGCCGACGACGTGAACTCCGCGGGCCGACTGACCGCACGGTTCGCGGAGCTGGCCCGGGACGAGCACACCCCGCAGCATCTGCGCCGTTGGTGCGCGGACGCCGCCCTGCTCTGCGGCGCCCGGTGCCTGAGCGGCTCGGCACCCGACGACCCCCGTCTCGGCGGGCTGCACCGGGTCGTCTCGGGCGCCGCCGAACAGCGCTTCGCGCACACCGGTGACGTTGCCGACGAGGACACGGCCCTCGCCCACGCCCGCGCGTCCTACGACCACCGCGCACCCGGCTCCTCCGGCGCCGAGGAGGCCACCCGGCTCGCCCAGTTGCTGGGGCAGCGCTGCTCCCGGCTCAGGGACGCCTCCCCCATGGGCGACGTACCCGACCTCGTCCGGGCCGCCCTCGCCGCGACCGACCCCGCGAGCCCGCACTGGCTGGCGTACGCCGCGACGGCCACCGGCGCGTATGTGACCGCCACCGCCCATGAGAGGCGGAGTGTCGAACTCCTCGACGCCGCCCTGGAGTTGCAGCGCGCGATCCGCAAGCACCCCCACTACGGGATCATCCGCGACCAGATGGAGCCGACCTGCGCCGGACTGCTGGCCCAGCGCTTCGCCCGCCGCCGGGACCGGGAGATCCTCCAGGAGGCCCTGGAGATCTACGAGACGCTGTACGCCGCCCAGCCCCGGCGCTACGCCGCCGACCTCGGCCGGCACCTTCAGTACCGCTACCAGATGCGCGGCGACACCGCCGACCGGCGCCGCGCCCTGGACCTCATGGGGCAGGGCCTGGCCGGGCCGGACCCCTCGCACGAGGCGGTGAGTTCGTACAGCGCCGCCGCGGTGCACGAGTTCCAGGAGACCGGCGACGAGGCGGTGATCGAGCGTGCCCTGGCCGTGGTGACCCCGCTGACCGCCCCCGGCGGCGTGCACGCCGAGACCGCTCCGGCCCACCGCGCCCTCTGCCGGCTGTACCTCATACGCGCCGACAGCGAGACCGCGTTCGACCACGTCCCCGCCGAGGCCGCCGCCCGTCGCGCCCTCTCCCTCGCCCGCTCCGCCACCGACCGGGCGCTGGCCCTGGGCATGCTCGCCGCCGTGCTCGTGTACCGCTACCGCTTCGGCCGCGATCTCGCCGTGCTCGACGAGGCGATCGCCCTCAGCCGCGAGGGCTTGGACGAGCTGCCGGACGAACCCGGCTCCGAGCAGCTGATCAGCATCAAGGGCAGTCTGATCATGGGCCTCTCCGAGCGGCACACCCGCACCGGACACCTCGCCGCGCTGCGCGAGGCGGTCACCGTGGCCGAGGAACTCGCCGTGAACATCCCGCAGTTCGAGGCCGAGACCCCGGTCATCCTCGGCAATGTGGCCACCCTGCTGGTCACGTACGCCCGCCAGAAGGCGGACCGGGGCGGCACCGGCGGAGCCGAACTCGACCGGGCCCAGCGGCTGGTGGAGCGCGCCCTCGCCGGTATCGATCCCGGCCACAACGGCCGGCACCACCTGGTCTCCGCGCTCGGCGGTGTCCTGCTCGCCCGCTTCCAGCAGCCCGGCGCCGGCCTCGACGACGCCGAGACCGCCGTACGCCACTACGAGACGGCCCTCGCCGACCCGCCCGCCGATCCGCTGAACCGCGCTCAGTTGTACGGCAACCTGGGCCACGCCCTGCGCGAGCGCCACCGGCACAGCGGGGACCGCGAGGACCTCGACATCGCCCTCGCCGCCGCCCGCAAGTGCGTACGCCTCGTACCGGCCGGGCATCCGCTGCACGGCGCCGGTCTGGCCGCGGTGTCCTGGGTGCTGCGGGACATCGCCGGCGCGGACGGGGGCTACGACGCGATCAGCGACCAGGCGCTCACCGTCAACGCCGAGCTGGCCGCCGACCCCGCGATGCCCCCGGCCCACAGCGTCGCCGCCTCGGTGCGGCTGGCCGAGGTGGCCCATGAGGTCGGGGACGAGGAGCGGGCGCTCGGCGCGTTGCGGACCGCGATCGACACGCTGCCGCTGGTGGTGTGGCGCGGCGGCGACCGCGACGACCACGAACGGGCGCTCAGCGAAACGGAGTTGGGTTCGTTCGCCGCGACGGTCGCGCTGGCCGCCGGGAAGCCGTACGACGCCCTGGAGCTGCTCGAAGCGGGCCGCGGCCTGCTCGCCGCCCAGGCCCTCGAACTGCGCACCGACACCGACGACCTGGCCGCCGCCCACCCCGAACTCGCCGACCGTTTCGGCGAGATGCGCCGACAGCTCGAACACGCCACAGCCACCGACGACCTCTCCGCCTCCGGCGCCGACCGCCGCCACCGGCTGGCCCGCGAGTGGCAGGAGACCCTGGCGGACATCCGGACCCGCCCCGGCTTCGCCGACTTCCTGCGCCCGCCCAGAGCCGGCCGGCTGCTGTCCGCGGGCGCGCACGGACCGGTCGTCGTCGTCACCGTCGGCCGACGGGGCACCGGACACGCCCTGCTCCTCGACGACACCGGCCTCAACGTCTGCCCGCTGCCCGGGCTCACCCATCAAGAGGCCCGGGAACGCAGCGAGTTGCTGTTCCAGGCGGTCGCCGCGGCCGGCCGTTCCGGACTGGCCCGCGCCTTCGCCGAGCAGTCCGTCGCCGACCTCCTCGACTGGCTGTGGACCACGATCGCCGAGCCGGTCCTCGACACCCTCGGCATCACCGGGCCGCCCCCGCCCGGCGAGGAGCCGCCCCGCCTGTGGTGGTGCCCCTCCGGGCCGCTGACCTTCCTGCCCCTGCACGCCGCGGGCGCCGTGCCCGACCGGGTCGTCTCCTCGTACACCCCGAGCCTCGCGGCCCTGCTGCGGGCGCGCGGCCGGAGCAGCCCCGCGGATCGAGACCCGCTGATCGTCGCCGTGCCGGAACTGGACGGCCAGGCCCCGCTGCCGGGCGCCCTGAGGGAGGCCGAACTGGCCCATCGGGTTGCCGGCGGCGTGCTGTGGCGAGGGGAGGAAGTACGGGCCGAGGCCGTGCGGAACGCGCTGCACGCCCACCCCTGGGTCCACTTCGCCTGCCACGGCGTCCAGGACCCGGAACGTCCGTCCCAGGGGCGGCTGTTGCTGCCCGACGGCGCCCTGTCCGTCCTCGACGTCACCCGACTCCACCTGCCCGCCGCCGAGTTCGCCTACCTCTCCGCCTGCGAGACCGCCGTCGGCGGCGCCCGCCTCCCCGACGAGGCGCTGCATCTCGCGGGCTCCCTCCAACTCGCCGGGTTCTCCCAGGTGATCGGCACGCTGTGGCGGGTGGACGACGACTCGTCCGCGGAGATCGCCGCGCAGGTCTACGGTCGGCTGTCCACCGCCGGTCCGGGGGCACCGCCTGCCGCGCGAGCCCTGTGGCACGCCGTACGGCAGGTGCGGGAGCGGTGGCCACAACAGCCGTTGAGCTGGGCCGCGCATGCGCATTCGGGGGCGTGA
- the bfr gene encoding bacterioferritin, which yields MQGDPEVIEFLNEQLTGELTAINQYFLHAKMQENFGWTKLAKYTRHESFDEMKHAEVLTDRILFLEGLPNYQRLFHVRVGQTVKEMFEADRQVEVEAIDRLKRGIEVMRAKGDITSANIFESILEDEEHHIDYLDTQLELLEKLGEALYIAQLIEQPES from the coding sequence ATGCAGGGCGACCCCGAGGTCATCGAATTCCTCAACGAGCAGCTCACCGGCGAGCTCACCGCGATCAACCAGTACTTCCTGCACGCGAAGATGCAGGAGAACTTCGGCTGGACGAAGCTCGCGAAGTACACCCGCCACGAGTCGTTCGACGAGATGAAGCACGCCGAGGTGCTCACCGACCGGATCCTGTTCCTGGAGGGGCTGCCGAACTACCAGCGCCTGTTCCATGTCCGGGTCGGGCAGACGGTCAAGGAGATGTTCGAGGCCGACCGGCAGGTCGAGGTCGAGGCCATCGACCGCCTCAAGCGCGGGATCGAGGTGATGCGCGCCAAGGGCGACATCACGTCGGCGAACATCTTCGAGTCGATCCTTGAGGACGAGGAGCACCACATCGACTATCTCGACACGCAGCTGGAGCTTCTGGAGAAGCTCGGTGAGGCGCTCTACATCGCCCAGCTGATCGAGCAGCCGGAGAGCTGA
- a CDS encoding anthranilate synthase family protein, which yields MDLTQLLHDDRPFALLRRRTPGHAENTVEVFLGPVSSYDRLADLPDEGLALIPFRQIRERGFDVRDDGTPLAVLVPEETHTVPLTAALEQLPAHDVRVENGGFDVADEEYGEIVGRVLREEIGRGEGANFVIRRTYEGEIPGFGRADALALFRRLLEGERGAYWTFVVHTGDRTLVGASPEVHVRMSGGTVVMNPISGTYRYPAEGPTPEHLLDFLADGKEIEELSMVVDEELKMMCTVGDRGGVVIGPRLKEMAHLAHTEYELRGKSSLDVREVLRETMFAATVTGSPVQNACRVIERHEVGGRGYYAGALALLGRDSGGAQTLDSPILIRTADIAPDGRLRVPVGATLVRGSDPAGEVAETHAKAAGVLAALGVRPSRPRTQEARPRLTDDPRVRAALDGRRASLAPFWLRMQDRTEELTGHALVVDGEDTFTAMLAHVLRSSGLDVTVRRYDEPGLRAAVVAHEGPVVLGPGPGDPSDLTDPKMRFLRDLAAHVVREHRHGVLGVCLGHELIAAELGLEIVRKEVPYQGAQTRVDLFGREETVGFYNSFVARCDDETAAELAAHEVEVSRSGSYEVHALRGPGFAGVQFHPESVLTLNGAAVVRELMAQLRGTSTFSERRPAL from the coding sequence ATGGACCTGACCCAGCTCCTGCACGACGACCGCCCGTTCGCCCTGCTGCGCCGCCGTACGCCGGGGCACGCCGAGAACACCGTCGAGGTGTTCCTCGGCCCGGTCTCCTCGTACGACCGCCTCGCCGACCTCCCCGACGAGGGCCTCGCCCTCATCCCCTTCCGGCAGATCCGCGAACGCGGCTTCGACGTGCGGGACGACGGGACGCCGCTGGCGGTGCTGGTCCCCGAGGAGACGCACACCGTCCCGCTCACCGCGGCACTGGAGCAGCTGCCCGCCCATGACGTCCGCGTCGAGAACGGCGGCTTCGACGTCGCCGACGAGGAGTACGGCGAGATCGTCGGCCGGGTGCTGCGGGAGGAGATCGGGCGGGGCGAGGGCGCGAACTTCGTGATCCGGCGGACGTACGAGGGTGAGATCCCGGGGTTCGGAAGAGCCGACGCGCTCGCCCTGTTCCGGCGGCTCCTGGAGGGAGAGCGGGGCGCCTACTGGACCTTCGTCGTCCACACCGGCGACCGCACCCTCGTCGGCGCCAGTCCCGAGGTGCACGTCCGGATGTCCGGCGGCACGGTCGTGATGAACCCGATCAGCGGGACGTACCGCTATCCCGCCGAGGGCCCCACCCCCGAGCACCTGCTGGACTTCCTCGCCGACGGCAAGGAGATCGAGGAGCTGTCGATGGTCGTCGACGAGGAGCTCAAGATGATGTGCACGGTCGGCGACAGGGGCGGGGTGGTGATCGGGCCGCGGCTGAAGGAGATGGCCCACCTCGCGCACACCGAGTACGAGCTGCGCGGGAAGTCCTCGCTGGATGTGCGGGAGGTGCTGCGCGAGACCATGTTCGCGGCGACCGTCACCGGGTCGCCGGTGCAGAACGCCTGCCGGGTCATCGAGCGGCACGAGGTCGGCGGGCGCGGCTACTACGCGGGCGCCCTGGCGCTGCTCGGCCGGGACTCGGGCGGGGCGCAGACCCTGGACTCCCCGATCCTGATCCGCACCGCCGACATCGCCCCCGACGGACGCCTCCGCGTCCCGGTCGGCGCGACCCTGGTCCGCGGTTCGGACCCGGCGGGCGAGGTCGCGGAGACCCACGCGAAGGCGGCGGGGGTACTGGCGGCCCTGGGCGTACGACCGTCCCGCCCGCGCACGCAGGAGGCGCGCCCCCGGCTGACCGACGACCCACGCGTGCGTGCCGCGCTCGACGGGCGCCGGGCGTCTCTCGCCCCGTTCTGGCTGCGGATGCAGGACCGGACCGAGGAACTCACCGGTCACGCCCTCGTCGTCGACGGCGAGGACACCTTCACCGCGATGCTGGCGCACGTGCTGCGCTCCAGCGGCCTCGACGTCACCGTCCGGCGCTACGACGAGCCCGGTCTGCGTGCGGCGGTCGTCGCGCACGAGGGCCCGGTGGTGCTCGGCCCCGGACCGGGCGACCCGTCCGACCTCACCGACCCGAAGATGCGTTTCCTGCGCGATCTCGCCGCCCATGTCGTCCGTGAGCACCGGCACGGTGTGCTCGGCGTGTGCCTCGGGCACGAACTGATCGCGGCGGAGCTGGGGCTGGAGATCGTACGGAAGGAAGTGCCGTACCAGGGGGCGCAGACGAGGGTCGATCTGTTCGGGCGGGAGGAGACCGTCGGCTTCTACAACAGCTTCGTGGCGCGCTGCGACGACGAGACGGCGGCGGAGCTTGCCGCGCACGAGGTCGAGGTGAGCCGGAGCGGGTCGTACGAGGTGCACGCGCTGCGCGGACCCGGCTTCGCCGGTGTGCAGTTCCACCCGGAGTCGGTGCTGACACTGAACGGGGCCGCTGTCGTACGGGAGTTGATGGCTCAGCTGCGCGGCACCAGCACGTTCTCCGAGCGGCGGCCGGCCTTGTAG